In the Spirochaetota bacterium genome, GATATAAAAGATAGATCTGCATAAAAATGTTTTATATATCTATCTTCCACTGCTGTCATAAACAAACACATGGTGTACCTTATATGAGCGAACAGTTCGACGCTATAATTGTAGGCGCCGGTCCCGGCGGCTGCAGCACCGCATCCTTTCTTTCAAAAGCGGGATTAAACGTCCTCCTCATTGAAAAGGCCAGATACCCCCGCGATAAGACCTGCGGCGACGGACTCTCCGCCACCGCTGTTACCGTCCTGGATGCAATCGGGGTCCTTGATAAAATCGAAGCCATCAAACCATGGAGATGCGACGGTGTCGTTATCACGTCCTCGGATGATGTGGCCATGCGGGGTCATACCAGGCCTGTGCCTGGCAGGTATAACTACGGTTACGTGATTCCGAGGAAAATACTGGACGACATCCTTTACCAGCATGTCAAGGGGCTTCCCGGCGTTACCGTCAGGGAGGAGTGCGCCTTCAGGGATTTCATAGAAGAAGGCGGGCGCATCCGGGGAATACGGGCCCGGTGCGGCAATGATGAAATCGAGGCCCGCGGAACATTCATCGTCGGCGCCGACGGGGTGCATTCCATCGTGGCGAGAAAGCTCGGTAGCCACGAGAACCCGGCCATGACAAAAGCCTTTGCCGTGCGGGCCTATTTCGACAATGTCGACGGCCTTGAACACAGCATATCGTTGCATTACGAGAAGGCCATTCTCCCCGGATATGGATGGATCTTTCCCACCGGGGAGCGGAGCGCCAATGTGGGCGTGGGCCTCATGTGCAGCGATAAATCGGTAAAGAACATCAAAAGCCTTTTTGAGATATTCGTCAACCGGAACAGCTTCGCCAGGGAAAGGCTGAAGAACGCGGTCATGGTCGAAGGATCCTACAAGGGGGCACATCTTTCGACCGGCGCCCTGGGCGTTCGGCGCTCTTTCGGAAATGTTCTCCTGGTGGGGGACG is a window encoding:
- a CDS encoding geranylgeranyl reductase family protein, with amino-acid sequence MSEQFDAIIVGAGPGGCSTASFLSKAGLNVLLIEKARYPRDKTCGDGLSATAVTVLDAIGVLDKIEAIKPWRCDGVVITSSDDVAMRGHTRPVPGRYNYGYVIPRKILDDILYQHVKGLPGVTVREECAFRDFIEEGGRIRGIRARCGNDEIEARGTFIVGADGVHSIVARKLGSHENPAMTKAFAVRAYFDNVDGLEHSISLHYEKAILPGYGWIFPTGERSANVGVGLMCSDKSVKNIKSLFEIFVNRNSFARERLKNAVMVEGSYKGAHLSTGALGVRRSFGNVLLVGDAAGFVDALTGEGIYYALKSGEHAARAIIHGLSGKDRLDGACRMYDDLWRKEFRRDIIFGNIFQRVMTKKTMINFIVNRASRNQDKADILSGVIQHALPKSRLFRIL